From the genome of Perognathus longimembris pacificus isolate PPM17 chromosome 19, ASM2315922v1, whole genome shotgun sequence:
tctaaggattgatgttcaaagctagcccaggcaggaaagtctgtaagactcttatctctaggtaACTgtcaaaattccagaagtgaagctgtggctctagtggtagagggccagtcttGAGTGGGAAAAGGTAAGAGatagtacctaggctctgagctcaagcctcaacaccagcagcagcaacaacaacaacaacaaaaaaggaaatacacacatacacatagcttTATGTATATATTACTTAGCAAGTGTATCGTCCTAATATATATCAGACTGAATAGAGTTTGCAGCTTGGGGAAAACAAAGTTTATTATCCCTTAAAACAAAATACTGGGGctgagtatggcttagtggtagagtgcttgccttgcatgcacaaagccctggtttcTCAGCTactgatttctcagtaccacataaacagaaaaagccagacgcggggctatggctcaagtggtaaagctctaggcttgagcacagagaggctcagagcaagagcccaggcctggagttcaagccctaggaccataaaaaaaaaaaaaaaaagaaaagaaaagaaaaacctttctAGAATTTAAAGAATGTTATAAATTTCtacaaaattgtttttattaatgctactgttttttcttatatttctaaCATAAACAAGATGCTAAAATACCTGTGAGGCTGTAATTCGAGTGCAAGGATTAAATAAGAACAGGCCTTGTATTAGTTCAAGCAAATCATCTCCTGCGGCACTGAAGATGTGTTGTAATGGGATCCCAGGGAAACTCTTAAATGTCACATAGTCAGGAAGACTGCACATATCCTGGAGAAATACATTTCAAATGTAAGCAAGGACCAAAGGCATAGCgatggaataaaaataaattatttacagataatataatcatctgtatatactGTATGCATAATAATTGACaccctttaaaaatgtataagcaAATGGAGGGAAGAGGGGTGAGCAAaagcagtcattatattcaatatacactatgtaaaaaatgaactatgaacttgggtgttggtggctcacaccgccatcctagctgctcgggaggctgggatAGCACATGCCAATGAAGTACCTTTACACAACGCTAACCGCGTGTCAAAGAAGTGAACAAAGGCTTACAGGCCACTGCTCCTCTGTCGGTGTGCCCAAAGTTTCAAATATTCTTGTTAGCTGATCAAGATCTGAGTCCCCTGGCAAAAAAGGAACCTGAAAGAAAGCACCAGGCAGACATGGAAAGGCTCTCTGTCATAGCTGTTATACAAGTACTGTAGGTTTATTAAGAAAAACTGAAAGCTCATCACAAACACTAAAAATTTAGTCTGATCTATAACGGATGTGGAATTAGAGCCTGCCAGTTATCAAAGTAAACAGTACACAGTAAAATCTACTTTACTCATTCcatgatttttttatgttttggtgTTCGTTTGTGTTAAAAAGGTACACTTACGgggctggatgcatggctcagttggtagagcacgaGCCAATGAGCAAAGTACCAGGCACCAAGTTGGAAtcccagtcttggaccaaaaaaagaaaagaaaaatatgcttatggccaggtgccagtggctcacgcctgtcatcctagctactcaggaggctgagatctaaggagcatggttcaaagccagcctgggaaggaagtcaCATGAGACTCCTATTGCCATTTTgtattaactacaaaacaaaagctgggagttgtggttcaagtggtagagcgctggtcttcagcaaaaaacctcagggagggctggggatatggcctagtggcaagagtgcttgccttgtacacatgaggccctgggttcgattccccagcaccacatacacagaaaacggccaaaagtggcgctgtggctcaagtggcagagtgctaaccttgggcaaaaagaagccagggacagtgcccaggccctgagttcaagcaccaggaccagcatacatagACAAGAAAAGAGTATACTTATAAAAATTGGTCTTCTGACCAAAAAAATGACTGTTTGAAGTGGGAAGAACATTTTCCACTTCTAGGTATAGATTTATAATAGGAAAATTGGCCCTCTGAAAAGTTATAAATCGTAATTTTTTGTACAGTGATTATAGGTATGACCAATGCTTCTGGATGAAGCATTTCCTACAAACTGCTCTGTTTGAAGGTTTCTGTTACAAGAGTAATGATGAAACGACAAGTCCTACACAATTCATGAGACCAAATACCTACAATACTGAAGTGTGCGCATTGATTTCGTTGGATCCATTGGCCTCCCTCCCGCcgttcttctccctctcctgtccctgcccctccctccctatctcctccctctttcttctttaacAGTACTAGAGTCTAAATTTAACgtctgcagggtgctggtggcgcttgcctgcaatcctagctagtcacgAGTCTGAGATCTATGGACCTCAGAACAAAAAGgcaacctgggcagggaagcctgtgagactcttatctccaataaactacccaaaaaagccagaaacacaaGCTGTGGCAAGTGATAGTaccctgtgagttcaagccccaggagcagcacaaaaaatagaacaacaaaaaaccaccaaTAGCCCCCCCCAAAcaactccctcccccacccccaaatagaCCCAAGGCCTTAATTCAGCATGTGAGGCAAGTGTTCTATGGTTGTTTTAGGCTGGGGccggggcactgtgcctgagttcttttgctcaaggctttcgcTCTATCGAACACTAGAGCCAccgctccacctctggcttttggtggttagctggaggtaagagtgttaGACTGTCCTGTTTGGGCTGGTTTccaatcttgattctcagatcttggctacctgagtagccagaattgcaggtgtgaccaCGGGTGCCCCGCGGAATTGCCTGCCTGCTGAGCCGCAGCCCTAGGGTACACACGCTCAGGACTTACCCTCAGAAGCAGCTCTGCTAATATGCAGCCCACAGCCCACATGTCCACGCCCACACCATACATCCTAGCCCCAAAGAGCAACTCGGGGGCCCGATACCAcctgaaggagaaaagaaatcacGTCACCTGAGAATGGAATCACCAaagcatttcttcattttatcCCTTTTCTTTGAGGCACAGGGTTGAGATTTAGGCTGAAaatttttaacaattgttacacAGTACTCTTATCAGTTAAGCCGCACTTCTAGCTCTtcagtggttttatttttcctttttctttttttgtgcggGTAAGGGGGATTAAACTAAAGCCTTGTACTTTCTCTTggtttctttagctttttcactcatggctggtgctttgccacttaagccatacctccagtccagcattttgctggttagttgaagataagaatgtcagactttccttccagtcTAGCTGCATCTGTGatctcaggtatcagcctcctgagttgctaggattataggcacaggccaccagcacctggctcttacaCAGATTTCACCCAGAGTTCAACCTTACTACTCCAATAGAACGGTTTTTGTCGAACTCATCAATAATTCCATTCTGCTAAATCAAGTTGCCAATTTTCATTCTTCATTATAACTTCTTACTAGTGGCATTTGAtattcaggaagaaaaaatataagaaGCTGGTAGATGGAGTGTGCGAGAATATACTGTACCTATCTGTGAGCTTAACTGTCCTAGTGTGCCTCAACTGCTCACACCCTTACTTCTTACTCAGGGCACAGGCGACTGACAGAAACATCTATTTAGAAGAAGGAGGCTAAATAatgtttatgggctggggatatggcctagtggcaagagtgcttccctcgtataaatgaagccctgggtttgattccccagcaccacatatacagaaaatggccagaagtggcgctgtggctcaagtggcagagtgctagccttgagcaaaaagaagccagggacagtgctcaggccctgagtccaaggcccaggactggcaaaaccaaaaaaagtcaCTAGGCAAGAAATGTCTGAGGATACAGgtatacataataaaatatgcAGAATATAAAAAAGGCTATTATTAACCAGACAGCtgtagctcacaccagtaatcctagccactcagaaggctgagatctgaggaactcagtttgaagccagcctgggcaggaaagtctatgaaactcttatctccagttaacctccaaaaagctagaagagccGTAGTTcaattggtaaagcaccagccttgagtgaaaaaactcaaggatagtgcccaggtcctgagttcaagctggaacaacctcccccccccaaaaaaaaaatggggctgagaatgtggcttagtgtagagtgtttgcttagcatgcacgaagccctaggtttgattccttagtaccacatacacacaaaaagtcacaagtggtgcCACAGTGCAAGTGGCAGTGTCAGcctaagcaaaaggagctcagggacagtgcgcaggccctgagttcaaagccccagaaccggcaaaaaaaagagagagacagagaaggtccACTATTTTTAAGAATACAACAAAGTCCTGAATTGTATCTATGCTAACGAACATCATAGTTGATGCTCATTAGGACTGAAAGTGTGCACAGAAGGTTCCAGTCAAAGGATTCGTACCTGGTTACAACCTGATGTGTATATGCTCTATTAGGGCTTCCAAATGACTTGGCCAGGCCAAAGTCTGCCAGTTTTAGTACTCCATTTTCATCTAGCAACAAGTTGTTTGGCTTTAGATCCTATATCatgaagatggaaaagaaaatgagtaagcAGGGTTGGGGAAAATGCCATCGTAAGACATTGAGTTGGCTCAAGTTCAAACCTAGTAAACAGCATTAATGAACAGGGCATGGAAACACAGGCCTATATTCCTACCACTTGGGAtgttgaggcaggagaatcttaagttcaaggtcagcctaggctacagGAGACCCTGttccaaagcaaaaataaaccaaaataacaaaacaaaacaaaaaaacctaaggggAACAAAGCAGGAGAACATTCAAACAGCCAATATTTTTTCCAGATATAAAATCTtggagcaaaaaaacaaacttgtttgTACTGTAGTGAGACCTTCAGTAAAGTATTTAAGTTCATCGAGCCCTAATTTACCTTCTTTGATGTCTGTAGGatcaaattaaatattttcttcaaataacTTGACATAATGGCCACCTCATAGTAAGCACCCAATAATCCGCTGCTACTATTAAGTTACTATCAATAAACTTTGGTAAATAAAAGTATGTATTTCGGAAGGATAAAGAACATTCCTCAAAATCTACACTGAGGAGCTCGCAGCAGTGTTACAAGGGTTGCCCATTTTCACATGGGAGAGTTCCTAGCTAAGCACTCCCGAGGGCCAGCTTGATGACCCTGGATCCCCAGCACTTGGTGGCCTGCAAACTGCAAGTGCAGGGCTACACAATGAGACTCTGACAAAAAATACATACATccctgtgtgcacacactcacctGACCGTGGCTATTTATCTGAAAAGAATACCTGAGAACATCTACAAGAGCTAAATTGTCAGCCTTGTTCCAACGAATAAGTGTTCCAGAAAATGAcccaattattttataaataagaaatttTAGAGCTATCAAAAATattgttcttgggctgggaatatggcctagtggcaaaagcgcttgcctcccacacatgaagctctcagttcgattccccagcaccacatatatggaaaacggccagaaggggcgctgtggctcaagtggcagagtgctagccttgagcaaaaagaagccagggacagtgctcaggccctgagtccaagacccaggactagcaaaaaataaaaaaaatattgttcttaAAGGTATTTTAAGACTGTTTAAATTAATCCAGGCCCTTCCTGTTTCTTTCCTGTAATGCCAGTGTAAGACAAAGAACACTGGACTTAAAAGCCAAAAACCTAAGTTCAAACATTTTGTCAGTTCCAGCAGCTAGCTACAgaccatgaaaaaataaaaagcatacacAATTAGACCAGCTGGGAAGGTGGcgtagtggtacagtgcttgcctagcatgcacgaagccctgggttcgattcctcagtaccacatacacagaaaaggctggaagtggtgctggcagctcagggacagtgctcaggccctgagttacagCTCCAGGTTCCAGAGTCATTTGAGGTTCCCGCAGCACCACCTGCTGGTCCAGGAGAGCAAGCATATATGCAttttacacactttttttttgtggccataAGGGGTGTGACAtcagggccttacatttgctaggcagcTCTAACACCCCTAGTCCTGTGTTGCTTTTAGTGATTTTTCAAATAGTCCTCCAAAGAAACTATCAGAAAGGACGGATTACTTCTGACCAGGTCAGGCTGCACGATGCCCTTTTTGTTTATGCTCCCGATGTGGCGGGATGACAGATGCGCACCTCCctgccagtcttttttttttttttttttaattttttttggccagtcctggggcttggactcagggcctgagcactgtccctggcttcttcccgctcaaggctagcactctgccacttgagccacagcgccgcttctggccgttttccgtatatgtggtgctggggaatcgaacctagggcctcatgtatccgaggcaggcactcttgccactaggctatatccccagcccctcctgccagTCTTTGATGACGGATGCGCACCTCCCTGCAGTCTTTGACAGCTGAGGTGGGTTGCGGTAAAccttttgcctgtgctggcctccaTTTCCCTAAGGTCTGCCTCTGAGTAACAGGAACTACAGTACAAGGTGGCAGATACAGCTTTCTTTTGTTCAGATCATTATGTACTGAAGTGGGTACATAAAGCTTGGAACAagttttagaataaaataatgaagccttgctgggtgctagtgcccacacctgtaatcctagctattcaggaggctgggatgtggggatcgcagttcagagccagccccaggGTGGAAAGGCGGTGGGACgcctacctccagttaaccacctaaaagctggaaggggagctgtggctacaagtggtagagcacagaagctgaggaatagtacccaggccctgagttcaagccaaggacccaccaccaccacgaccaccaccaccaccaccaccaagagaaACCTGTTAAAAGTTGTAtttaagagggaggaagaaagtaaCAGAAAGCACAAATCTGATCACATCATATGCATGGTATAGAGCTACTCCAGTAAAAGGCCTTTGTACAATTCATCTAACAGGAAACAAAGGAACAGCAAGCAACAGGCCACCCTGCGGTACACAGTGAGATTACTGTCTCAAACAATACCagtgaagcaaaacaaaacagcaatcgCTTACCCTATGGAGGATCCACTGCTGATGTAAATATTCCAGCCCTTGAAGAGTCATTAGCACGTACGCTTTAATGTGGGAGGGTGTCAGCACAAGACTATTATCCTTTATTATAACCTGCCGAAAGACAGACAACACACAGGCGCGGCTGGTTATTCCAAGTGAACTCTATGATACCAAAAAAGACAGATATAAAATGAGCGTATGCATGTCGAAGAATCTCAAGAGATTACCCTCAGGAGGCAGCATTAGAATTTTCAGTTAGGTGATTAAAGAGCATCTTGGCTGGGAAAACAATGCTTTGGgaatgggagtgtggctcaggtagtggaGGACCTGTCTAGCACCCTCAGTTCAATCCCTAATAGGGAAAGAAACAgttaacaaacaaataataagaaaaaaaatgttttgtttcctaCAATTTTGGCATAAAAGGAGCAGACATTGGTCAGTTTTGCTTGCCTTTTCGGACTTAggcacttagtattttttttttgtcacactACCATATTCCAttggggagccagtggctcacgcctataatcctgctactcaggaggctgagatctcaggatggcagttccaagccagcccaggcaggaaggtcccggCAAGACTCTGGTCCCTGATGAACAacacaaaaatggaagtggcgctgtggcacaagtggtagagtgccagtcttgagcaaaaagaggccagggatagtgctcaggccctgagttcaagtcccaggactgggaaaaaaaaatccccaggcCAAAAACGAAAGCCTGCCCTATTGCAGCTCAGTGCACACGATAGAGACCGCCCCTTCCACCCCTTCCGCGAGGCGTCCAGGGGTGGACGTTACCACACTCAAAGCTTCCTGGCTACAGGACGGAGTGTCTCAGCCAAGACCAACCACACAGTCAAGCCAAGGACTTGTGAGAGAACCAAAGGGAACCAAGCATCTTCCTACTTCAGGATGATTAGACTCTAAGGATACAGGTCTAGATGCAACGACTGTATCTAATAGTACCATTCCCTGTATCTATATACACCTGGTACAATTATGGATGGCCCTATAGGCCAACATATTGAAAAGGCGTAGTCACAAATGAAGGTAACAGGAAAAAAGTAGGCTAATAGTGTGAGATTAAGTTCtgatggaggctggggatatggcctagtggcaagagtgcctgcctcatatacatgaggccctgggttcgattccccagcaccacatatacagaaaatggccagaagtggcactgtggctctcaggtggcagagtgctagccttgagcaaaaagaagccagggacagtgctcaggccctgagtccaagccccaggactggctaagaaaaaaaaaaaaagaaaaagaaagaaagaaagaaatgaatccaggggctggggatatggcctagtggcaagagtgcttgccttgtatacatgaggccctgggttcaattccccagcaccacatatacagaaaacggccagaagtggcactgtggctctcaggtggcagagtgctagccttgagcaaaaagaagccagggacagtgctcaggccctgagttcaaggcccaggactggccaaaaaaaaaaaaaaattctgatggaACTGTGACCTAAACCAGCTTATATCTAGAATGATCAATTCCTCTTTATTTTATCAAGTAGTATTCCATCATATAGGCTAGTGCCATTTGGTGACATTACTGGGAACAAATAAGGATGAATCTGGTCTAAGTAGTTTGTGtgaaaagagaacaatgaaatcAGTTGAAATTGTCTTATGGGGTAAGAGGTAAGAGCTGGACAttatggctcattcctgtaatgctagctactaagacgtctgagacctgaggattgtggttcaaaagccaggtgcggcaggaaagtccatgcgactggAAGTAGTACTATGATAgaacactagatttgagcaaaagctcaaggatagcacccaggccctgcaaaCAACAAAACCCTTTGGTTTGAAGAGAATGGCTTGAACTGATAAGGGGGGAAAAGCTTGAAATTCTAGTAGCTCTAATGCTCATTTCTCTAAAAAATGTCAAGCGATAAACAACTTGATAGAAATGCTAATGAAATCTCAATCTTTGTATTTAACAGTAGGAACAGAAGAGCTACATGTCTACAAGAAATCAGAGCTCACAGACAGGTTTAGTATCCATCCAGTCTTCAACAACATTTAGTAGTTTTTGAATATCTATACTTAGATAGAAAGTAAACATTTAGGCTTTCCCTTGATAAAGCAGAGGGGAAAATAAAGTTCTAAGAATCTTAATCTTACCTCTAAATCAGTTTCCATAAAGTCAAAGACAAGGCTAATATTAGATTTATGCCCAAAAGCATCAAGGAGCtgcaaaacaaattatttttctaaggTTAATATTGTTGACGTAATGTTCTCAAGCCCACTGAAGAACGGTTTTTAACGTAAGCATTTCCCATAAGCCTGAAAGAACTTGAGCTAATTGGGACCCTTGGAAATTAGCACACTGGAGCCCACGTCTGCTGTCTTATGAATGCGGTTGTGCTCTATTCTATCACATGTGCACTTGCCATGCTAAACCGCAGTTGCCGCATCTCTTTCCCTGCTCTTGTAAATGACCGCGCCAAAGCTTGGAGAGTCTTTTCCCCTTAGGCTTTGTATTTCCTCATGACACAATGTCTCATATATAATATTTCCACTTTCTACATCTTTGCCTGGCAGTCTTCTTGGCTTCCTCTCACCACCTAAAAAATAAAGATGGTCAGCTAAGGGGGAAAAGTGTGAATGGATTTGTTTGGGTAGCTTCAGGGTTTCACACTGCCAGGCACAGATTTCATCTTCTCATTTTGTTTACACACCGGCAGGGGTGATTCAGtttaccaaactttttttttttttttttttttgctggacttggggcattgtccttgagcttcttttcttcaaggctaccacttgagtaatagcaccactttttgctttttctgagtagtttactggagaaaagaatctcatggaccttcctgcctgggctgtcttccaatctggatcctcagaccccagcctccggagtagctacaattgcaggtgtgagccactagtgcctgacttaCAAAACATTTCATGTAACTATATCCAAGTTTTGCCACACTAGAAACCTAGACCTTTTGTATATTGTAACTGTTTAATTCTAGTTTTCGTACCTGAGACGGTTGCTATCACATTATGTAAATAATGTGTCATGACTTAAGTTTGTTCAGTTCTATTGTTTTTCAGTATTCTTCAAGAGCTATTTTGCAAACATGatgaaaacacaataaaaaagagCCTCccccaaaagtttttttttttttacaaattaaaatacTTAAGCTCTCTCCATAAATTTTGCcaagtataattgtttccaattcAACAATTATTCCTGGCCCAGAaccagtggctcttgcttgtATAACTATAActccttagaaggctgagatctgaggttcacagtttgaagtcagcctacaaagagagagagagaaagagagagagagggagagagagggagaggggggggggaagtggcactgtggctcaactggtagagcaatagccttgagcaaaaaagctcaaggatagtgctcaggaccctgagttcaagtcccaggactagcacacatacacacacaaatgaggaaatgagggaggggtggcaatgttctacaagaaatgtgcccattaccttatttatgtaattgtaacccctgtgtacttcatccttacaataacaaaaataaaattatatcttaataaaaatcttagggctgggaatgtggctttgcagtagagggcttacctagcatgcatgaagccctgggttcaattcttcagcaccacatttatagaaaaagccggaggtggtgctgtggctcaagtggtagagtgctagtagccttgagcaaaaagaagccagggacagtgctcaggccctgagttcaagccccaagattggcgcaaaaaaaaaaatcttaggctagggatgtggttcaagtggtagagaccctgCCTGCCGGGAATGCACAAGACCccaagtttaaatcccagtactgccaaaacaaaacacccaaaccAAATTTCTTAAGAAAATGCTTAAGAAAATCTTTTCCAGGTAGAGTAGTACACACCTATAGTccttacaagttcaaggccaccccgACCAATCAGTAAGAGTGTGTATTCCCTTGGTGGGCTCTACTCCAGAGAGTTTGCCTGTGTCCAGTCAGTCAGGTAAGTAAGAACTGTGTACACAGTTGAGAGAGCGCGCTTAGGATCTCCCGCGGGCATAACGAAGCGTGGGGGATGGAGGTGGCCCTCTTAGCTCCAGGATGAAATGCAGGCACAGTTTCAAGTTCCGTGAGAGCAGGTCAGATCACAGCCCCACATTCAGCAAAGATGTGGTCCCCAAATCAGCAACTCAGGTCATACTCACACCAATTATATTCGGATGACTGAGCTCCTGTAATAATTTTATCTCTCTTAGAGCTGTTCTGTTTATGCCTAtgtaaaaaggcaaaccaagagTTAAACAATAATCATGAGATCGCAACCTTTCCTCAAATGTATTATTTTAGATAGGATTTGTAACCTCAGAAAATAGAATATGTCAcattgccggtcctgggactctgggcctgggcactgttcccaagcttctttttttttttttttttttactttttttttttttttggccagtcctgggccttggactcagggcctgagcactgtccctggcttcttcccgctcaaggctagcactctgccacttgagccacagcgccgcttctggccgttttctgtatatgtggtgctggggaatcgaacccagggcctcgtgtatccgaggcgggcactcttgccactaggctatatccccagcccccccaagcttcttttgctgaaggctagtactttaccatttgagccatagcaccccttctggctttttctaagtagtttattagagattagtctcatggagtttcctgccctgtcttggctttgaaccatgatcctcagatctcagcctcctgagaagctaggatgacaggcgtgagccaccagggcctggcttctcattctttatttaaaaagtaacctcaagggctggggatatggcctagtggtagagtgcttgcctcatatacatgaggccctgggttcaattcctcagcaccacatatacagaaaatggccagaaggggcgctgtggctcaggtggcagagtgctagccttgagcaaaaagaagccagggacagttctcaggccctgagttcaagccccaggactggccaaaaaaaaaaaaaaaagtaacctcaACCAGATTATGATATATGAAAAAAGTATTCATAGTATATGCTGCTCATTGGACCTGAAGACCATTACACTAAGAGCATGTATAGGCAAATAGCAGACAAGGAGTAACAgtctttgctttcttctcttgtGCTACACATATTAGAATTTATTACCTATGCTAAATGTCAATTAGTGATAAGAAGAAATACAAGGGACAGACTAAGATATCTGGGTTTGGCACTTACATAGGTGATGAATCTTTTTCATAGAAACAGTACCTGACACTAATAGGGCTTTGGAGTCAGAAATAAATCTTTTCCGTGTTGGATTTTGGGCACTTCCTATGAAGATGCATCCTTAAGTTATAATGTAATTATAAGCTCAGacgttttttaaaaagcaatggcTTATAAAACTTAAAATAGTACTCAGGACA
Proteins encoded in this window:
- the Cdk7 gene encoding cyclin-dependent kinase 7 isoform X2; translation: MRSWTSSGRASSPRSTKPEIRTPTASSPSRRSNLDTDQKLKMVIIKDNSLVLTPSHIKAYVLMTLQGLEYLHQQWILHRDLKPNNLLLDENGVLKLADFGLAKSFGSPNRAYTHQVVTRWYRAPELLFGARMYGVGVDMWAVGCILAELLLRVPFLPGDSDLDQLTRIFETLGTPTEEQWPDMCSLPDYVTFKSFPGIPLQHIFSAAGDDLLELIQGLFLFNPCTRITASQALKMKYFSNRPGPSPGCQLPRPNCPAEALKEQSNPAMATKRKRTEGLEQGGLPKKLIF
- the Cdk7 gene encoding cyclin-dependent kinase 7 isoform X1: MALDVKSRAKRYEKLDFLGEGQFATVYKARDKNTNRIVAIKKIKLGHRSEAKDGINRTALREIKLLQELSHPNIIGLLDAFGHKSNISLVFDFMETDLEVIIKDNSLVLTPSHIKAYVLMTLQGLEYLHQQWILHRDLKPNNLLLDENGVLKLADFGLAKSFGSPNRAYTHQVVTRWYRAPELLFGARMYGVGVDMWAVGCILAELLLRVPFLPGDSDLDQLTRIFETLGTPTEEQWPDMCSLPDYVTFKSFPGIPLQHIFSAAGDDLLELIQGLFLFNPCTRITASQALKMKYFSNRPGPSPGCQLPRPNCPAEALKEQSNPAMATKRKRTEGLEQGGLPKKLIF